One Bacteroidota bacterium genomic region harbors:
- the murG gene encoding undecaprenyldiphospho-muramoylpentapeptide beta-N-acetylglucosaminyltransferase — protein MRANPKIIISGGGTGGHIFPAIAIAKALMKRLGAAEILFVGAKGRMEMERVPLAGFKIEGLWISGLQRSLTINNLLFPIKLIFSLFKAQQIIKRFKPDIVIGVGGYASGPTLRMAIRQKIPTLIQEQNSYPGITNRLLAKEVNSICVAYDHMDHFFPKEKIVKTGNPVREELIDVSGKRKQAREFFKLDSRQVVFVVGGSQGAIAINKSIENLLPEFIKNDLQLIWQTGTTFYNKALQNASDRIKIFKFIEKMDLAYAAADIVISRAGAIAISELCLVKNPVIFIPLPSAAEDHQTKNAVALVELEAALMIKESNIGEKLGPILKDLSGNKELQLKLKANIGKLAIPNASEIIVDEIMKLLGKKN, from the coding sequence TTGAGAGCCAATCCTAAAATAATCATTAGCGGAGGTGGAACCGGGGGGCATATTTTCCCGGCAATAGCTATTGCTAAGGCATTGATGAAAAGGTTAGGAGCAGCTGAGATTTTATTTGTTGGGGCAAAAGGAAGAATGGAAATGGAGCGGGTTCCATTGGCCGGATTTAAAATTGAAGGATTATGGATCAGTGGCCTCCAACGCAGCTTAACAATCAATAATTTACTATTCCCGATAAAACTGATTTTTAGTTTATTTAAAGCGCAACAAATTATCAAGAGATTTAAACCCGATATTGTGATTGGCGTGGGAGGTTATGCCAGCGGACCAACTTTACGTATGGCAATACGACAAAAAATTCCAACACTGATTCAGGAGCAGAATTCATATCCGGGAATCACAAACAGGCTTCTGGCTAAAGAAGTAAATTCAATTTGTGTGGCCTATGATCATATGGATCATTTTTTTCCAAAAGAAAAAATTGTCAAAACAGGAAACCCGGTAAGAGAAGAGTTGATTGATGTTTCAGGAAAACGAAAACAGGCAAGGGAGTTTTTTAAACTGGATTCACGACAGGTAGTTTTTGTGGTTGGTGGAAGTCAGGGTGCAATTGCGATCAATAAAAGCATTGAGAATTTATTGCCTGAATTTATTAAAAATGATTTGCAATTGATTTGGCAAACAGGAACGACATTTTATAATAAGGCTCTACAGAATGCATCTGACAGGATCAAAATATTTAAGTTTATCGAAAAAATGGATTTGGCCTATGCAGCTGCTGATATCGTGATTTCACGGGCTGGTGCAATTGCCATCTCAGAATTGTGTTTGGTGAAAAACCCCGTAATATTCATTCCTCTTCCATCAGCGGCAGAAGATCATCAAACTAAAAATGCGGTGGCATTGGTTGAGCTTGAAGCTGCATTAATGATCAAAGAATCAAATATTGGAGAAAAGTTAGGCCCAATTTTAAAAGATTTATCAGGTAACAAAGAGCTTCAACTTAAGCTCAAAGCTAATATTGGAAAACTTGCAATACCAAATGCAAGTGAAATTATTGTTGACGAAATTATGAAACTGTTGGGTAAAAAAAATTAA
- a CDS encoding UDP-N-acetylmuramate--L-alanine ligase — translation MNLNELKHIYFIGIGGIGMSALARYFMQKGVKVSGYDKTETKLTRLLEEEGIHITYIDAVAEIPELIDLVVYTPAIPSDHKQFNYFKTLKTPVLKRSALLGELSKNKFTIAIAGTHGKTTITSLVAHIFITAGIKVSAFVGGITKNYNTNFVGSADAEVVIAEADEYDRSFLSLSPNISLISSMDADHLDIYYNKMQLVEYFKLFAGQGKPNSHLVVNHRLKSELGSKKCFTYNLDNNADFYGYDIAIVNAAYEFKIHTTEGVLNDLQFMIPGRHNLENVIAAVSVAKLYGIKNQFIKEALKTYMGVERRFDILINRPDCVYIDDYAHHPEELRACIQAVREFYPGEKITGIFQPHLFSRTRDFADEFARSLEQLDELILLEIYPAREKPIEEINATFLLDKVNLKNKYLFTNEQVLNFISDSKPKVLLTVGAGDIDKLVQPIKERLL, via the coding sequence ATGAATTTGAACGAGCTGAAACATATATATTTCATAGGCATCGGGGGCATTGGAATGAGTGCCCTGGCTCGTTACTTTATGCAAAAAGGCGTCAAGGTAAGTGGTTATGATAAAACAGAAACCAAACTCACCAGGCTTCTTGAAGAGGAAGGCATTCATATAACTTATATCGATGCAGTAGCAGAAATCCCTGAATTAATAGACTTGGTTGTATATACTCCGGCGATACCAAGCGATCATAAACAATTTAATTATTTCAAAACGCTCAAAACTCCCGTTCTTAAACGATCAGCATTGCTTGGTGAGCTTAGCAAAAATAAATTTACCATTGCCATTGCGGGAACACATGGTAAAACAACCATTACATCTTTGGTTGCGCATATTTTTATAACGGCCGGTATAAAAGTTTCGGCTTTTGTTGGCGGAATTACAAAGAATTATAACACGAATTTTGTTGGATCGGCTGATGCAGAAGTTGTCATTGCAGAGGCCGATGAATACGATCGTTCATTTTTAAGTTTAAGCCCGAATATAAGCCTGATCAGTTCTATGGATGCGGATCATCTGGATATTTATTATAATAAAATGCAGTTGGTTGAATATTTTAAATTATTTGCTGGGCAAGGCAAGCCAAATTCACATTTGGTTGTCAATCACCGATTAAAATCAGAGTTAGGATCTAAAAAGTGTTTCACCTACAACTTGGATAATAATGCTGATTTTTATGGATACGATATCGCGATAGTAAATGCTGCCTATGAATTTAAAATTCACACAACTGAGGGTGTTCTGAATGATCTTCAATTTATGATTCCGGGCAGGCATAATCTTGAAAATGTGATTGCAGCTGTATCTGTCGCCAAATTATATGGGATCAAAAATCAGTTTATCAAGGAAGCACTCAAAACATATATGGGCGTAGAACGTCGTTTTGATATTCTAATAAATAGACCGGATTGTGTTTATATTGATGATTATGCACATCATCCGGAAGAATTGAGAGCATGTATTCAGGCTGTAAGAGAGTTTTACCCGGGGGAAAAAATTACGGGCATATTTCAACCGCATTTGTTTTCCCGTACACGCGATTTTGCCGATGAATTTGCCAGAAGTCTGGAGCAACTTGATGAACTCATCTTGCTTGAAATTTATCCGGCACGTGAAAAGCCTATAGAAGAAATAAACGCTACTTTTTTATTAGATAAAGTGAAT
- the mraY gene encoding phospho-N-acetylmuramoyl-pentapeptide-transferase — protein MLYYLFSYLDQHFNFPGAGVFQYISFRAAMAIIFSLIISLLFGKRLINVLVKKQVGESIRDLGLEGQIEKQGTPTMGGLIIIGAVLIPTLLFVKLDNIYVLLLIFTTIWLGGIGLLDDYIKVFRKDKKGLAGRFKLLGQIILGLVVGSVMYFNDSIVIREKISVETAIAQGINLGDAKANFELDAVKSTKTSIPFVKNNEFDYSILISWMGKDYANLAYLIFIPIVILIIMAVSNGANLTDGMDGLATGTSAIIGATLAVLTWVSGNIVFANYLNIMYIPNLGELTIYISAFVGACIGFLWYNSYPAQVFMGDTGSLAIGGIIAVIAIIIRKELLIPILCGIFVVENLSVVLQVSYFKYTKRKSGIGKRIFKMSPLHHHFQVLGYSEPKIVQRFFIVGIMLAVFTIVTLKLR, from the coding sequence ATGCTTTATTATTTATTCAGTTATCTCGATCAGCATTTCAACTTCCCGGGTGCAGGGGTATTTCAGTATATCTCATTCCGTGCGGCAATGGCAATAATTTTCTCTCTCATCATTTCACTACTTTTTGGTAAGCGACTGATAAATGTGCTTGTTAAAAAGCAGGTTGGCGAATCGATAAGGGATTTAGGGTTGGAAGGGCAAATTGAAAAACAAGGAACGCCAACAATGGGAGGACTTATCATAATAGGAGCGGTCCTGATCCCAACACTTCTATTTGTAAAACTTGATAATATTTATGTTTTGCTTTTGATCTTCACAACCATTTGGTTAGGCGGAATTGGTTTGTTGGATGATTATATCAAGGTATTCAGAAAAGATAAAAAAGGTTTGGCCGGAAGATTTAAGTTATTAGGACAAATAATTTTAGGATTGGTAGTTGGCTCGGTCATGTATTTTAATGATTCGATTGTCATAAGGGAAAAAATCAGTGTTGAAACTGCAATTGCACAGGGGATCAATCTTGGTGATGCCAAAGCGAATTTTGAACTGGATGCAGTAAAATCAACAAAAACAAGTATCCCTTTCGTAAAAAATAATGAGTTTGACTATTCTATCCTGATATCCTGGATGGGCAAAGATTATGCAAACTTAGCTTATTTGATTTTCATTCCAATTGTAATCTTGATCATCATGGCTGTTTCAAATGGAGCCAATTTAACGGATGGGATGGATGGCCTGGCAACCGGAACTTCCGCGATTATCGGAGCTACACTTGCTGTCTTAACCTGGGTTTCTGGAAATATCGTATTTGCCAATTACCTAAATATCATGTATATCCCCAATTTAGGGGAATTGACCATTTATATCAGTGCCTTTGTTGGGGCCTGCATAGGTTTTCTATGGTACAACTCCTATCCTGCACAAGTATTTATGGGCGATACCGGAAGTTTGGCTATTGGCGGGATTATAGCCGTAATTGCCATTATCATTCGAAAAGAGTTATTAATCCCAATTTTATGCGGAATTTTTGTTGTTGAAAATCTCTCGGTTGTACTTCAGGTAAGCTATTTCAAGTATACAAAAAGGAAGTCCGGCATTGGGAAACGAATTTTTAAAATGTCACCGCTTCATCATCACTTTCAGGTACTGGGTTATTCGGAGCCAAAAATCGTTCAGCGATTTTTTATTGTTGGAATCATGCTCGCAGTATTTACGATTGTTACGCTTAAACTTAGATAA
- a CDS encoding FtsW/RodA/SpoVE family cell cycle protein yields MSSFANKIKGDKVIWAVVILLSVFSLLAVYSSSGTLAYKYKGGNTEYYMIKHFTILAFGFGLMYLAHLVNYTYYSRIFQIILFIAVPLLALTLVIGIDLNDAKRVLPLPFNLSFQTSDLAKLTLIVYLARLLTKKQDQIKDFRSAFVPLMLPILIVCGLILPSNFSTAALLFVTCLVLMFIGRVNMTYILSLVMIGVVILTVFIFILYNSSGDKKGRIGTWKNRIENFISPDGSSESTYQVDQSKIAIASGGIIGKGPGNSTQRNFLPHPYSDFIFAIIIEEYGLIGASVIVLLYMILFYRAVKIVTIIPKKFGAFLTIGVAFNLVFQALINMGVAVDLLPVTGQPLPLVSMGGTSIWFTSLSIGIILSVSKEVNLTGKIDKSQENVESQS; encoded by the coding sequence ATGTCAAGCTTTGCAAATAAAATAAAAGGGGATAAAGTAATTTGGGCGGTAGTGATACTATTGTCTGTATTTTCTTTATTGGCTGTTTATAGTTCATCTGGCACACTGGCTTATAAATACAAAGGTGGGAACACGGAGTACTATATGATCAAGCATTTTACGATACTTGCTTTTGGTTTTGGACTCATGTATTTGGCCCATCTGGTTAACTATACCTACTATTCCAGGATTTTTCAAATAATACTTTTTATTGCGGTTCCCTTACTTGCCCTTACATTGGTTATTGGGATAGATTTGAACGATGCAAAACGTGTTCTGCCCTTGCCCTTTAATTTGAGTTTTCAAACATCCGATTTGGCCAAACTTACTTTAATCGTATATCTGGCACGCCTTCTGACAAAAAAACAAGATCAAATCAAGGATTTTAGATCGGCGTTTGTACCATTAATGTTGCCAATTTTAATTGTTTGTGGATTAATCTTGCCTTCTAATTTTTCAACTGCTGCATTACTGTTTGTCACATGTTTGGTACTGATGTTTATTGGACGGGTAAACATGACTTATATTTTATCCCTGGTTATGATAGGGGTTGTTATATTAACTGTTTTCATCTTTATTCTTTACAATTCTTCCGGAGATAAGAAGGGACGGATAGGAACCTGGAAAAACCGAATAGAAAACTTTATTTCTCCGGATGGCAGCAGTGAGAGTACTTATCAGGTTGATCAATCCAAAATAGCAATCGCATCAGGAGGAATAATAGGTAAAGGGCCTGGAAACAGTACCCAAAGGAATTTTTTACCTCATCCATATTCTGATTTTATTTTTGCCATCATTATTGAAGAATATGGATTAATCGGGGCAAGTGTCATCGTTTTGCTTTACATGATTTTGTTTTACAGGGCAGTAAAAATTGTTACGATAATCCCAAAGAAATTTGGGGCATTTTTAACCATTGGAGTTGCTTTCAATCTGGTTTTTCAGGCTTTAATAAATATGGGTGTTGCAGTCGATTTATTACCGGTTACGGGTCAGCCTTTGCCATTGGTCAGTATGGGTGGGACTTCAATTTGGTTTACAAGTTTATCCATTGGCATTATTTTAAGTGTGAGTAAAGAAGTTAATCTAACAGGAAAAATAGATAAAAGTCAAGAAAATGTTGAGAGCCAATCCTAA